A stretch of DNA from Triticum dicoccoides isolate Atlit2015 ecotype Zavitan chromosome 2A, WEW_v2.0, whole genome shotgun sequence:
GTTGAAGAAGATTCATGTGTTGAGCATTAGGTACGCCGCAATCACGTTGATGCTCCTCCCCAGGATCATGTCGACATTATTGTTATCCTTCAGAGGAAACTTGGCCTACTAATCTACAATGACTTTTATTGGTAATAAACTAACATCCTactattctactccctccattcctaaatatagggtgtatagtttttggcacgaaaattaaagaacatacgtggagggaaaatttcacaacttTTGGGCGAGAtttcacctgactaattgacatgagaaaacagAGGACCTTGCCTAATATAAAGAAATGTAATCAAATCTCTAAAAAAATTATCCTAATGAGTGGTGcaatgcaatacaccttatatttcagattttttctcaaaaatctatacaccctatatcaaggaacggagggagtacaatcaaTTTTTAGCTCACTATTGTCTTACTATATACTGGAGCTTAATTCACATTTCTATATTTTATGGGCCTTAAGATTAATTTATCCTTAATTCCTCATTCCATTGCACAATCCCCAAAGCATGTTAAAATATTACTCCCTTCATACCATAATTCTTGTCATGGTTTTAGATCAGTTAAAGATTGATTGTGGATTCACGGGATTCATGGTATCATTTTAAGACAAATTTATGGCTATGTCATGCTATATGTAGGTAGGCGCATCTGATTCTTTTTTTGTAAAAAGTATAGGTGCAGGGCTAGAAGAAAACCTTGAGATGGTCCAACTTTTCATGAATGTGCTATTGTTAGATGGTGATTTAAGTGCTATTGTTAGATGGTGATTTATATGGTATCTCTTCCAGGAAAGGTGCTCTTTTTACCACAACCACACCTGTATCAAGGCGATGCACTTGATGTGTCATTATCTATCAACGGGAACTCTACCAAGACGAAGGCATTGCCTTTAGGAGGAATATGTCCAATGCTTGCATGTGTAAAATTGAATGGCATTGTGATCATTTAGGTTGGTGAGTTGTTTCGTGGCCCCACAGTTATAATTGATGATTCATGTAGTATTCAAAGCCTTCATCTACATGTTAAGATTGAAGCTTATTTGTGAATCTGGTGTTATTCTCGTACATGTATGACATGAGTTTGTTCTTGAATCACATAATATGTGATCCTTTTTCCTTATATTATTGGGAAAGATTGTGGTTCATCATGTGAGAGCTATGACACGCGCAAAAAATGTAAGAACTATAAATAATCAtagtatgagtttatatgtttttttATGGGAACCAAGTTTATTCATACATAAGCCACATAAAGTGGAATACATCAAGGATCATGGGATTGGCCAAGCCACAAGTGGCGCCCCTGACCTAACGAACGAGCAAACTTGGCTAAACTATGAGCTTCGCTATTCGAGTCTCGACTTTCAAAAACAAAATTACAAATAAACATGGTAGCTCTATGAAGTATCTCTGAAACAATAGTGCAATATCACCCACGATTAGAATTATGGATATCCATCACCACCTGCTTAGCATCAGATGCCAAGATAAAATTTTGAACAAGCAGATCTTCAGCCAACACTATTCCCTCCCTACATGCAATAGCTTCCAAAGTCGTCGGGTCTTGTAGTCCCCGTACAACTAGTGTCGAGCTACCCATATAGTTACCATGGTCATCTCAACAAACTACGGCTGCGACACCTTCCTTGCTGAAAGCCCAGCGTCAACATGGATTTTTGCGTATCCTGTGAGTGGCGCCTTTTGTCGTCTGTTGCCCCTGGACACCGCTGCAGCGCTTGTACTCGTCCGCGACCTCGATTTTTTTAAAATATCTAGATCTCTAATATATCTGTCAATAAACATATGTGTTGCACGTGCATACTTACTAGTTTCTCCATAAGCTGCTAGAAGCCACAAAAGAACTTTTTTTTGGAGACAAAGccacaaaagaactggccctaacaCTAATACCCGTCGCTCTATTCGGGCCTGCCCTTGTCATGGGCCTCCTTAAGCCCACAAAAGGCCCACTACCCCGTCAGTCCGACAAAAATGAGTCGTCCTCTGGAATGGAAACCCTAATCGAATCCTCCAGTCCAGATCAAAACAGGGGAGCGAGCATGGCGTCGTCCACTGCTGTGAGCAAgcgcggcgacgcgggcggcgtcCTGGCTGCGATCTCGCGGTCCTCGGTGGCGGCGCACGGCCGCGAGGCCGCGGCGGTGGCGGGGAAGCTGCTGCGGAGCACGGGGAAGGCGGCGTGGATCGCCGGGACGACCTTCCTGGTGCTGGTCGTGCCGCTCATCATCGAGATGGACCGCGAGCAGCAGATGGTCGACCTCGACCTCCAGCAGCAGGCTCTTCTCggctcgccgccgcccctcgccaaaTAAATCCCTCCTCTTTCGTCCGTCCGTCTTTGTTGCCTGCTGGTGCTGTCACATTTCGTTTtgctagtatcataggtggtctagaATTTTATCACTAGTCTGTTTTTGGGGAGAAAGATCATGCCTTGCTGTGACTGCTCCTGCTCGGTACAATTATCGCAATATCTTGAACTCAGACTCAGTCCTGTGATACACAAGAGTGTTTGTTTGTGATTCCTATTTAGATGCATACTCGGAATACATACATGATTGTCACAATGCCCTGTCTCATACTTGTTGCTCTGATATTGCTACTTCCACCGCCAGAATTAGCAGGTTAGGGAACTAGAAATCAATCATTGTTGCTCCTTGTACTGATCCTTGTAATAACCAAAACAAGGCGTTGCTCTTATCCCATGATGATGGCTCATCGGTTGTTAGGGGTTTGATTCTACGGAGGTACTGATCACTAAGGAGACACATTCTAGTCTATATTGGCTGAGTCGGCTGATGGGTCCCAAGGCCATCTTGATTCCAAGGAATCCCATAAGATTTTTGGAGAACTTGAATCTTTGTGAAAATTATCTTAAGATTCATTTTCACTCTATTTTGGAGGAAATCCTCTCAAACCTTTTGGTGGAATTCATTTGTTTCTCCTATGATATCAAACACTCTTTCATCCAAATTCCTAGTCTTCTAATCCTTAGGTTTTTCTTCTCATACAATCCATGAAATGGATCGGGTTACACTATCAAAAAGATAATGGAACAGAACACAAAAACAGCGTCTTGGCGCAAAGCAGGTAAACAAGCCCTAACTCTCCTGCCGCATGCTCCGCTAAAAGGGGAGAGGGGGGAGCTAAGGCGAAGCAAAACAAGTCATCAGCCCAGAAAAATTACTCAGTCTTGCTCCATTTCTTGGCGCGTAGTTTCTGCATCATCTTCATTGTTTGAACCATCATCTCCCATGATCATCAAGGCGCCATTTCCTCGCTCCCTCCTGCCATCCTCATACTGTACCAGTGCCGTTCTCTGGAGTGCCGTCGCACCTTGTTCCAACATCTCAGTCCGCCCAATAATTCATAAAAGACACAGCACAGTAAATAAATTCAGCGGGATATCTTACAAGCTTAAACTCAAAACAAGCTCTGTTTCTGAGCTTCAAAATAGCCCAACATAGGGCCGCCAGGCCAACAACTTGGAGTTAGGAATTTGGGAATCGACGAGAAGTATTGGGAAAAGCATCCAGGTCTATCCCCAGCACCAATAGTTTTGCTCACTATACTCCACACATACTATGTCGCAGCAACAGTGGAAAGGTGATGAATATTTTCATTATCATGTCAGAATCAACATAAAGGATCCCCCGCCCATTTACGTTTGATCATATTATCTTTGGTTGCAATGGCACTATGCCATATAAGTCATAACCAAAATTTTATTTTCAAAGGCAGTTTGGCTTTCCAGAGATGCCTAAATGATCTGCTAGAATTTTTCCCTTTTTGTTCCATAACCAGATGGAAACATCCAGCCAGCCTCGCACTCTCAGCTCCCTAAAAAAGCTCTCAGCTCCACTAGCTGTCTATTTTGTTTATTGTTCAGCCATCTCCAAAATGTCATTGCTCATCCAGTATTAGCCATGTCTCTGACATTTTTTTCTTCTCATTACATAGTTGCAACAAGCCAGGGAAAATACCTAGCAAAGGTTTATCACTGCACGATTTGTCACCCCAAAAGCCAGCCCGTTGTCCATTACCCACTTTCATCTTTCTCCCTGTAAGATACAGATTGAATTTAACCAAGTCAGCCCAGCATGGTGAGTCATTCACAGATCCATGTATCTGATAGATCCCTTGATCAATCTTTTTTTCTTCTTACTATCTGCTGCCACATCCCTTCTCTTGCCCCCAGTTCCACCACCATTTGCGTACCAAAATAACATTAAGGAGGCATTTGGTTACTTTCATCGTTTTTTAGCACTTCGCGTATTTGTTCCACTTAAGCCTGGTTGAGCTAATGCAGGCAAAAAACAATCATCTACACTTACTTTGGTTGCCTGCATACAGGCTGCCTGCATTAGGGGAGCACTTTTTGACTCCCGTTTGGTTGCGTGCATTGGCTTGGTAGATGCAAGTGCCCGGTGTTTGGTTGCATATAGGCAATGTGATTAAGAGTTAACACCTACACATGACACACTGAGTTATAGTAGAGTTTTTGGCAGTGTGCTCGTGATGACGGTGTCAGCGTAGGGCGAGGACGAGGTGATTGAGAGGAACAATGCCGGCAGGCAGACAGGGCACAACATGGCGTCCATCTGACAAGGTTGACAACTACACATAACACTAGGGACGCCGCAAGCAACTAGTTCGCCATGCCGCCATTGGACTTGGCACCGGGACCACCGCCGGACTCGGCATCGCGCCATTTTTTTGTTCTCTAgttttttcttatttttcatttggttgttttctccatttttttcttattttttgtttttgtattCACTCTGCATTTTCGTATATGTGAAGCACATTTTTTTAATAAAGTGataaacattttttgtatacacgttcaacattATCCGAACGCTTATTcgatattttttcaaatacttttaaatattttaatacttattcaacatgttgcaaatacttgttcaatattttccaaatacccattcaacattttccaaatacctGTTCAATATTTTATAATGCTTATTCAACATGttgcaaatacttgttcaacatttttaatacccattcaacattttccaaatacctGTTCAATATTTTATAATGcttattcaatatttttcaaatactttttcaacatttttaatacttattcaacattttcaaatacttgtttaacatttttcatatagttgtccaacattttttaatacttgttgaacattttttgaaatacttattcaatattttttAGTAGTTAGTCAAcatatttcaaatacttgttcaacatttttcaaacacatATATGTGCTGAATTAGTACaaagaaaagtacaaaaataaagcaaaaaaagaagCGGCGAATAGGTTTTCCGTCACGATTTGGGAAGCGGCGGCATATCCGGGTGTTTCGGGCCGATCGGCTGTTGGATACGCCTAGGCGTCAGCCCCGGGCGCCTGGCCCCATTGCCGCGCAAGGTACGGGCAAAAGTCTCGCGCTTTCCTTTATGTGGTCCAACGGAGCATGACCCCCGCCTCGAACCCATGCTCGCCAGCTCCGTGCAAACCCATCCCGCTTCACGTACGAAACGAAGCAAGAGAAAGCACCAAGTACATACAGTGTTCTGTGTTGCGCATGACCGAACGATCAGTCTTTCTGCCTTGTACTCCGTGTAAAAGTAAAGTACAGTATTCCATTGGCATACTCTCAAAAAGAAAAGGTTCCGCTCCACGCTGAGGCAATCACAAACGAAAGACAGTCCTTGTAAAAAAAGTCATTAGCAGCATAGAAACACGACACGGCGACATAATAAAACGCTCCATCCATCCAACCATCCAGATCGCAGTCTTACACGACGACACAAGCAGAACACTACTACAGCTACAGGCTACGCACATTGCACAAACACACGAGTGCGAGTCACACTTCACCGTTTCAAATATCCCGTAGGCAACACATGCCAACCGCGAACGGGGGCACTGCTTGAGATCTCCCTCCCAAGTCACAGAAGCGGTGACCTACCACGAACACGTACCATTCTGGATTTCTGTTTGATACATACCATGGGATTCAGACGCACGACTCGTTGGCCTGCTGGAACCGCTCggcctgggcggcggcggcgtcctcggAGACGAGCGCCTCCAGCAGCAGCGCCTTCACCTCCCAGGAGTCGAAGGGGAAGCCCGTACGCGTGTAGGCGTTGATGAGCGCCGCGCTGCCGTGCTTCACCAGCTTCACGAAGGGGCTGCCCACGTCGTCGGTCCTCATGGTGGCCTCCAGCAGGGTGAGCCGCGGCCCGTACTTGTCCATGGACCTGGACCCGAACACCTTGGACACCGCCGCCTCCTGGGGCACGATGTTGGGCCATTGCTCAGCCCCGCTGCTCCAGAACCTGCATGCACAGTTCCACATGAAACTAGTCGTAAAAGGAGCAAGGTAACGGTTTATTGCAGTGTTATTACTCAGAAACTACTCTTTAAAAGGAGCAGGTTAACACTGAGCTCGAAATTCTCTTCAGAAGAAGGCATTCCacatgttatgcgatgattttAAGACATCATATTTCTTTCCCTACCAGAAAAAGGGGTCTAATAAGTTGGCCCGTAAGCTACGATAGTATGCACACTTATAGCGGAGGGAGAATGCCCCACAGGGCACAAAGGCCACATTGACCCACAAGAGCACGACTTGAACTAACCAGAGCGTAGGGAGGACGAAACAGAATTGCATGAACGCAATGAATGAAACGGACGTGACTCGTCTACAACTCTTGATGTTCACAAGACTGGAACCAGGGTAGTTAAGACAGTGTGTTGATTCAGTAGTCAGTACTACTACGTGCATTTCAGCAGAAGTAAGCTCAATATTCAGAAAAACTGCCATTTGTTCGGATAAACTTGCCATGTGGAATGTGGAGTAACACCATGGGTTACTGCAGAAATCTATACCACTACAGAATAGTCGCTTGCTGGCAAGTTTTTCTCGCTACCCAGGCTATACGGTTACAACTAGTGACTCAAAATGTACCCTGGATTTTAGTGAGAAGTTCCTGTAAAACTTGTCAGGAACATCACATGGACCGCAAGTTGAACACTTTAGCCGTGCACGTACGACAAGGGATTTCATAAAAGCAGATTAGGTTGTGTGGCCACATCatccttttttttttgcgggtgaagtgTGGGCACATCATCCTTGCAACCTAGTGCAGATTCCGCTGGACCTTTTAGGATGAAACCAACATTTTTAGATCTACCCAGCCGCTAAAAGTGGCCGCTTTTGAGGCAGTCTGTAAACCTCGAAATCACATTATTGGAACTCCTCTCCCAGCAGTCATACAGATGCTACTGTTCGTCACATTATTGGACTCTAGAGGCCTAACTTTAGCACAGTAGTGAGTGACTACTGACTACCCAACATTGCTACCACAAGAATCAAGAAAAGGAAATATAACTTAGTTCTGCAAGGGGAAGCCAAATCCAAGAACCGGACCGGGGAGGGGAGCGCGTGCTTACTGGGGTGTGCATCGCCCGACTGCTCTGGTGTAGAGGTACCCCGGCCACGCGCTCCTGACGCCGCCGCGGGCGCCGCCGGCGACCCTGCCGCCCGCTTCCTCCCCCTCCGCGCCGCCAGCTCTACGATACATCCCATTGGCTGCCCCGAGCGACGAGCAGAGGAGGATGAGGACGCAGGCCAGGGAACGGAGGAGCGCCATGGAACCCATCTCTCTCACTCTGCTCTGCTCTCACTCTCCAGTCCCACTCTCTACCACTCCCTCTGTTTGTCTGCTTGCTGCAGGCTTTGGAATAAATGGAGCCCAATTTTGAAAGCACGACGCTCCGATGCAAGGCGCTGCCAGACTCCTCGGGAGGGGCGTGCGAGGGGACCGACACGAGACCGCTGTATTTACGTGTCATGCCCTACGTGTGAAGTTTTCGTGAGTTACCTTCTACTCTGACGGATTTCACGCCGGAGTCCTTTGGCCAGCCTGCCACGGGTCCGCGCTCAAGGCCAAAACATTCGTGAGAGAATACGAGTACATTAAAGTGCCATTTTGATAAAAATACCAGTTCTGCTTTATCGATGGGTGTACACGCTCCTGCCTCAAAAGGGTCGCCGGTCTGCCGGAGTGTAGTTTATCATTTCTTGCAGCCATAGTTTAAAATCGCAAGGAGAACAATCAAGAAAGAAAAGCAGAAGGGAAACTATAACTGGCCAAATGGGCCCTTTTTTGGGGGCCGGCACGGCCCGTCTTGGGCCAGGCACGGCACGGGCTAAACGGGCGGggcccggcacgcggcacgcccTGGGCTGTGTTTGGGCCTGAAGGCTGGGCACGCAAGCCGGCACGGCACGGCTTCGATTACGTTTTTTTATACATCTATATATGGCCTAACATGTAAAAATAGTCTAAAAAACGCTCAGTGCATGAAAATAATAGGCTTAAAATATGCGGCCCAC
This window harbors:
- the LOC119359728 gene encoding mitochondrial import receptor subunit TOM9-2-like translates to MASSTAVSKRGDAGGVLAAISRSSVAAHGREAAAVAGKLLRSTGKAAWIAGTTFLVLVVPLIIEMDREQQMVDLDLQQQALLGSPPPLAK
- the LOC119355860 gene encoding uncharacterized protein LOC119355860, with product MGSMALLRSLACVLILLCSSLGAANGMYRRAGGAEGEEAGGRVAGGARGGVRSAWPGYLYTRAVGRCTPQFWSSGAEQWPNIVPQEAAVSKVFGSRSMDKYGPRLTLLEATMRTDDVGSPFVKLVKHGSAALINAYTRTGFPFDSWEVKALLLEALVSEDAAAAQAERFQQANESCV